DNA sequence from the Salminus brasiliensis chromosome 3, fSalBra1.hap2, whole genome shotgun sequence genome:
atgcattggctagGTGATATGGGGAGAGAGTAAGAGTCATCAAACCATCTGGAgtgagcaaggccaattgtgctctctcgggttttgggtgctgatggcaggcagcgtgACCGGGGATTCAAACCTGCGATCCTCGACTCACCACTCGAAGTGATAATATACAAGTTGTTGTATAATATTGTAGATAGTGGCACGGGTGTGCTGATGTAGCTTGCCTTGGGTCTTGCGTTTACAACTGCACTTTCTTATgtattattgtgtattattataattaagcTTATTCCCATATTCCCATCGTTTTTATCTTGCCAACCGAAACCTACTGTTAACCAACTACATTGCGAGGCGAAAGCATTTTTTTACTGCAGTTCTTATTTACATAGTTTATATTATGTAACTTTTATGTTGTGAACAATGATGTATTAGACTATACTTAAGAGTTGAGTCAAGGAGTTTGGAGTAAAGGAGTTATTAGGCTTTATACAAAGTCTCAATGTTTTGCTGTTGTCTTCTGTCTGTTTCAGAACTATATATTGCCATATGTATTGTAGTGTGATATATCTCCAGGAACAGAGTTGGGCACCAAAGCTTTACTGTGTCTACCAGGAAAATCTAAGGATTGACTCCGGACAGCAGGGCTGCTTCATTGAGAAGTTTTCCAGCCTCGTTCCTGTAGTGATAACTCAGCTCTTTAGCCCTGCGAGCCTCCTGAATGTTATTTAGAAGGTTTCCTTCCAGTCGCCGTTGCTCCTGGTGCGATGTGGCCGCTGCCTTCACCTGTTGGGTCAGGGTCTCTTCCTCCCTCAGAAGAGAGTTGATCATCTCTTGAAGTCTGGTGCCCGTCGCCACGATGGCTTTTGCAGCTTGGCAGAGCTCAATGATGCTCTCCTGAGTCCGCATCAGCTTGTCAGGAACCGCATCCTCTGGTGTCACAGCCAAGGAGAAGTCATAGCCTTTTATCTGCAGTCTGAGTAGATGTGTGTCTGAATGTGCCACAAAAAGACCAGATTAACTCATGAGCAGAGCAGAACCAGGAATCATGTCGATGCTGGCAGATAATTGTTCACCAACTGTTCATAAGAAGAATCTgattcttaaaacccacttatgcTGTTTTTTACAAAAATTCTTGTGTTTTCTAATTAGGTAGTTGTTCAGTTTACAatgacaatgggatccatcattataagagtaGAGCTACaaacaattctgcagtttaaaacatcatgaatctgatgtaGACTTTTAATtgggacttttctcaagaacaaatttaaaGATTTCTTTAGAAATATATTAGTGAATGAGGCCCTATTTCAACATCAGGCAGATATTTAGTTAGAATAGATATTTCAAACTGATATTTGCTCACATCtgcattaaaatacaataaatggacaaaagtattgggacacacctcttaatcattgcaCTCAGGTGATTTATTCAGTCCCATTGGCACAGGTGTATACAATCAAGCACCTAGTTATGCAGTCTGTCTTTACACACATTCGTGAAAGAGTGTGTGGCTCTAAAGAattcactgaattccagcgtggtactgtgataggatgccaccgctgcagcaacaacaagtcagctggtgaactTTCTTCCCTTCTGGTTATTCCAGCATCAACTATGAGTGACTTATTAAAAAGTGGGAGCGTTTAAGAacgacagcaactcagccatgaaGTGTCAGAGCGGGGTTGTCGAGTGCTAAgtgagcatagtgcagaaattctttgctgactcaataactgcagagccaAATCTGCTGTTAGAAcggcaaagggggaccaactctaTATTAATGCCTATTCGTTTAAAATGGGGTGTCATTAAAGCTCCTGGGGGCTAtttgtaggtgtcccaatacaccTGCATTTTATGAATTTGATATAATATGGAGTTGTCcttctttgcagctctaacagcaggtctggagctctgcagttattgagtcagcagagcgttggagactttctAGTTCTGCACTAATGCTCTAAGGGTCTGACACTTCGTgactgagttgctgtggttacTAAACGCTTCagtttttcaataataccactcccagctgatggtggaatatctaggactAGCTGCAATGgttggcatcctattacagcacCTCTCTGGGATTTAGTGAACCACCTATTaattcactaatgtgtgtaaaggcagattGTGGCATTATCTAACCAATAATGTAGTGTAGTCTAAAGTCAGAGGCATACTGTTTGTAGCCCATCTAGAACCCAAACAAAACATCCAACTGGCTGCATTATAACTACAATAGTAATAACAGCCAAGAAAGACTAACCTCTGCAGAGCTGTAGCTTTCCACCACTTCACACCCCTAATTGACACCCCAATTTATTTAATGAAGCTTTCAGGAGAATCTAAATGAGGGGAATCTGGAGATGCAATGAAGCACTGCAGGAGAATCAGCAGGAAGTTGCCGTTGTGTCCCATCATTTATCATGTATTGTATGGGTAGCTTCATCTTAGGAGGGCTGGTCTAGCATGTTTAGTTTTATTGCAGATTTTTAGCAGCAATCTTAGTCATCTTTGAATATTGCTCTCCATTTTGTGAGCTGCTACTGCCATCTGGAGACAGTGTCCCGTCTCTAAGACGCTCTTTAAGAAGCTGTGGCTCACCATGCTCGTCCTTGATCTTCTTCAGGCACTCGGACAGGCCGTCACCAGGGGAACAGCGATACCGGTGCAGGAGAAGATTTCGCTTGTCCTCCATAGTCTCATAGTGCTTCTGCTGCTCATTGAACATTTCTGCAACATCGGCAAAGCGCTGGTCAAGATCTGGCACACCGACGTGTTGGGCACGAACCTCACCGTGTTTCTGCTCTGAACCtgaatgagaaaaaaaacacacagagaatGTATGCAGTAGAAACCAATTGCAGcaatattacatatattgtTGCAGACAAATATCTAAGAAATATAATTTCATATATAGCTGGATAAACACTACTTCAAAGGTTTCTAGCAGTGGCATACACATTAAATTAGTCCTGTTTACCTTAGTACAGGACAAAacaccccaccaccatgtttaacagatcatGTGATTAGCTTCAGTGCTTAGGCAGTTACTTTGCTTGTGCCATCAGTGTGATATAGGTTGATTCTGGGCTCATCTGTTTTCcccagatcttttttttttttttttggaagactgtAACCTGGTTACAAACATGTTGTTTTTGTGGCTAACTAGTTGTCTGTGTCTTGCAGTATAGCCTCTGTATCATTACCACTGTATTAATACCTATAGTACTGTCTTCCAGTTTGCAGTAATCACTGACAAATCCACACCTGCCTCCTGAACTGTGGTTCTGTGAAAGTTTATGGTGGATTTTCCTTCATTATGACATGGAGAATTAGTTTGTTATGAGCCGTGGAGGCCTACTTGCCCCTTTGGGGTTATGGATGCACTCAGTAATGTTCAGTTAATGTACTTAATTCATTTATCAGCCTTGTAAAGGTAAAGGATTGACATTAACACTGGCACATCTTAGGTCGTGCTGATAAACCTAGAGACTCCAGAGGTGATCAAAAGACCCTAGAACCAAGACTTGATGCTGAAAGCTCTTTAATACTTGTACTGTGTTCCTGAAATTAACAAAAtagcactaataataataataattgaaataataataatataaataattcaaatatCTGTAATATATTCACACATTGGTAGTTCCCAAATAACGTGACGTATTAAATCcattttaaaaatctgttttcacACTGCATATGTTATTactgaattaaataattattcataAGACTTTAATATTGAGATTTGACATGTTTGAAAGATAGGCGGTCAACTTGCGTGCATTAATTACACAACGCCAACAACACAGAAAGTAGGTTTACCCTCAATCAAGCCAAGAGAATCAAAAAAGAATCCATGAACTGCATTATATAAAGTACTCCAGTACTGACCATTAGGGCGAGGTGGGCGAGGTTGTCTTGCTGACTCTGGTGGCACAATTAAAGGCTCTCTCTGAAAAAGAGTGTAAAATCCAGAAAACAGTATCTGAGTAAACATGCTTATTAAACAATGAGCCTCATAATGTAACTACTCTTATATTAGTGCTGTCATTCTCAGATAGACCAACATTTTCCTTTTAGTGAACTGCTGCTGGCTGAGCAACAATGTCAgttaatggtgccttgaggacaccagatggcgctctgaacatcATGGTTAAAACAGGATTGGGATTAAAACAGtcgatacctgatccattaaaatatgcctggattagCCTAGTGGATCGGACCAGGACCTTAATAATGTGTTGATAGATCGCACGTAGATAGCatgatggatagacagacagacagacagacagacagaaagatatggatcgatagatagatagatagatggacggacggacggacggacggacggacagacagacagatagatagatagatagatagatagatagatagatagatatgggtggatggacagatagacaaacagatagtCGGATACATGGAAAAATATAGAtgtatagatagacagacatagatagatagacagatagacagatatagatagatagacagacagacagataaacaaatggatagatgaatgggtagatggatggatggacagacagagagataaatagAGAAATCCCACAGATTTGTCTAAAGTTCTGCATAATTaatcaaattaattaattaattaattaagacaTTAACCTTCAACAATGCCATTTAAAGTTAATGAGTGTGAAATGGCTACAGAAACTTCAAGATTAAAGAATCAAGTCCAAGAATTGTTACAGTAACGATGAATAGAACCATCTGTTTAACCAGTTTAATGCCTACTTAAAGGGACATCACTAAGATGTATTACACAATACCTGTGACAGTGTTTTATCATGTTAACTTTATGGTAACTTCTTGGTACCATTCATGATTGAGAGGTATGTGCAGGGTGCTATAAGGGTGCACACTTGATTTGGATTTATTATGAGAAACTGTACATTAATGTGTGCTTGGAAGACAATGTTGACTATACAAAACAGTCTGGCAAGTTCCCTTACGCACATTCTTCTCTCCTGACCTACATCAGATAACCAGACAAAGTGAAAGTATGCCTGTGCTGCTCAAAACATAACAAAATTCACCCTATAGAGTCAGgctttgtgtgttgtgtaacaTGGTTTTCTGTATGATGCATTAATTAGTTATTACAATCAAAAGTCAATCTAAATCTTTTTCTATTTTactgatgttttgtttttggcacTGATTTGTTTTACTATGGTTGGATCAAACTTCATTTCAGACAATTGCACTGAAAAGTGTCTAACTGCTGCCACCCAAAACTCTGTAAAGCTGTAATACACCTGTAGTGACAAACATTGAAGGAGGATTTCTGAAAAAAGTTCACAGTAAAATTGTTTACAATTAAAGGTTGTGACATTACTCGGCTTGCAGTACAATTTAAAGCTGTTTGTGTTCAGAAAAGATTTGATACTTCATAACCACGGCCACCTAAAGTCCTTTACAGACGCCTGTGATAAAGCTGGACATATCTGTTACATCTGTTTTACCCAGTTCAGGTACAGAGG
Encoded proteins:
- the LOC140551213 gene encoding uncharacterized protein, which translates into the protein MCCLEFWRGLCCCCGGDSTAEEREPLIVPPESARQPRPPRPNGSEQKHGEVRAQHVGVPDLDQRFADVAEMFNEQQKHYETMEDKRNLLLHRYRCSPGDGLSECLKKIKDEHDTHLLRLQIKGYDFSLAVTPEDAVPDKLMRTQESIIELCQAAKAIVATGTRLQEMINSLLREEETLTQQVKAAATSHQEQRRLEGNLLNNIQEARRAKELSYHYRNEAGKLLNEAALLSGVNP